A window from Schistosoma haematobium chromosome 3, whole genome shotgun sequence encodes these proteins:
- a CDS encoding hypothetical protein (EggNog:ENOG410VIYM~COG:T), which translates to MFIYNLYGRRISLEEASNLQKSKYDHYFHHRISSSKSNIDVKHSNLQVNSPWDYELQRFLIQGGRQLLTPKRLPHCKRSIQSAGSRLLQEYKIKQSEYEQDMEQKHDTSHRVNKPADNDDGDGDGDDEVWNIEFNAKDYSSKKHSLSADVHALHRKDNMKSYNLRITLNDIIQKIEDNQGMNIDTFNYLNDDNKLNKSKEDIRSSSPLSNSTSSCHALLHSSLHAKTSPTSSSSSTPTFPSSSFNEIPNDSNDEIDISNEFKLHSMKKIRPINLFKRIIIAGLLLRATLNLIRPIQELKDAKLRSKSAQTFVELQKNIEVKLNIDHLGFDKYAYKINREKYLTYDAVKILTLPSKYRTESMIHSATVSVIATTEAFSEFPIAMQKAIIEKAWYEKYEARRMIIRQGQPPLNFYFIISGSVVVSVSRKDKQTGEPYEETVAFLKAGQSFGELALIYGGKRSATIICKTSVELLVMSHDEFNKIFMQNAQHHEAEHITFLRTIPLIPNQIVNHLNGVDSSILLFTFFRRNVTICIDSNQSNWIYIIKTGQCRILKDVELKPKHLKSTVKTHRSKTEFQYYFDSSKHHEKTKLNTQNSAKKLDNKNVKIFIELKILEPNSVFGLESIAFEPFGGTTSVSLVSDGAECVAINKNSLLNIVQQIF; encoded by the exons atgttTATCTATAATCTGTATGGAAGACGTATTAGTTTAGAAGAAGCGTCAAATTTACAAAAATCCAAATATGATCATTATTTCCATCATAGAATATCTTCATCAAAATCCAATATAGATGTGAAACATTCTAATCTTCAAGTGAATTCACCATGGGATTATGAATTACAAAGATTTTTAATACAAGGTGGACGTCAATTATTAACGCCTAAAAGATTACCTCATTGTAAACGTTCTATACAAAGTGCTGGTTCACGTTTATTacaagaatataaaataaaacaaagtgaATATGAACAAGATATGGAACAGAAACATGATACTTCTCATCGTGTTAATAAACCTGCTGATAATGATGATGGCGATGGTGACGGTGATGATGAAGTTTGGAACATTGAATTCAATGCAAAAGATTATTCCTCCAAAAAACATTCGTTATCAGCTGATGTTCATGCTTTACATAGAAAGGATAATATGAAATCATACAATTTACGTATAACACTCAATGATATCATACAAAAAATTGAAGATAATCAAGGTATGAACATTgatacatttaattatttaaatgatgacaataaattgaataaaagtaAAGAGGATATTCGTTCTTCATCACCTTTATCCAATTCTACTTCATCATGTCATGCTCTGTTACATTCAAGTCTTCATGCAAAGACATCACCAACATCATCGTCATCTTCAACACCAACATTTCCTTCCTCTTCATTCAATGAAATTCCTAATGATTCTAATGATGAAATCGATATTTCTAATGAATTCAAATTACATTCCATGAAAAAGATACGA CCAATAAATCTATTTAAACGGATTATTATTGCTGGTCTACTACTACGTGCAACATTGAATCTTATCAG ACCAATACAAGAATTGAAAGATGCTAAATTACGTAGTAAAAGTGCTCAAACGTTTGTTGAACTTCAAAAGAATATTGAAGTGAAATTAAATATTGATCATTTAGGATTTGATAAATATGCATACAAA ATCAATCGTGAAAAATATCTTACATATGATGCAGTGAAAATACTCACTTTACCAAGTAAATATCGTACAGAATCAATGATTCATTCAGCCACTGTATCTGTTATTGCAACAACAGAAGCATTCAGTGAATTCCCAATTGCTATGCAAAAAGCAATTATAGAAAAAGCATGGTATGAAAA ATATGAAGCTAGACGAATGATAATTCGACAAGGCCAACCACCATTAAATTTCTACTTCATCATTTCAGGTTCTG TGGTTGTTAGTGTATCAAGAAAAGATAAACAAACAGGAGAACCTTATGAAGAGACTGTAGCTTTTTTAAAAGCTGGACAAAGTTTTGGA GAATTAGCTTTAATTTATGGTGGTAAACGTAGTGCAACTATTATATGTAAAACATCCGTCGAACTATTAGTTATGTCACATGATGAATTTAATAAAATCTTTATGCAAAATGCCCAACATCATGAAGCGGAACATATAACCTTTTTACGTACTATCCCATTGATACCAAACCaaattgtaaatcatttaaatggTGTGGATAGttccattttattatttacattttttag ACGTAATGTAACCATCTGTATTGATAGTAATCAAAGTAATtggatttatattattaaaacaGGACAATGTAGAATTCTTAAAGATGTTGAATTAAAACCGAAACATTTAAAGTCAACAGTTAAAACGCATAGATCTAAAACTGAATTCCAGTATTATTTTGATTCGTCCAAACACCATGAGAAAACAAAA TTGAATACTCAAAATTCAGCTAAGAAATTagataataaaaatgttaaaatatttatagaatTGAAAATATTGGAACCAAATAGTGTATTT GGTCTAGAATCTATTGCATTTGAACCGTTCGGTGGTACAACATCCGTTTCATTAGTATCCGATGGAGCAGAATGTGTTGCAATTAATAAAAATTCTTTATTGAACATTGTCCAACAAATTTTTTAA